In a single window of the Trichoderma breve strain T069 chromosome 6, whole genome shotgun sequence genome:
- a CDS encoding tetratricopeptide repeat domain-containing protein, with the protein MPSLLLRPHATLSHAEALQVAQQAPEFLRKNPASYSASPFFSLFSPPESSNTWTIYENLLLACLRTGDNTTAHQCLERLVVRFGASDERVTALQGLVKEAEATNDSELEKVLKEYEEILAKDNTNVPISKRRIALLRAMGKTSESIEALVQFLDFSSTDAEAWMELADLYLSQGLYAQAIYAQEEALIIAPNAWNLHARLGEVLLMAAESGNEGNPQNYLAESLKRFCRSIELSDDYLRGYYGLKRVTDKLLDANSKGKKSSESDEFTLPETSTIEKLNQAATKKLGDIVRKYDAKDPLWQGYDAGEVAAARTYLSESSQKVVR; encoded by the exons ATGCCGTCGCTACTACTTCGACCTCATGCCACTCTCTCCCATGCCGAAGCCCTACAGGTCGCGCAGCAAGCTCCTGAATTTCTACGCAAGAACCCTGCATCATACTCTGCATCGCCATTCTTTTCATTATTCTCTCCGCCTGAGAGCTCCAACACGTGGACAATATACGAGAATCTTCTACTGGCCTGCCTAAGAACCGGCGATAATACAACGGCACACCAATGTCTCGAAAGATTGGTGGTCCGGTTCGGGGCTAGTGATGAGCGCGTTACAGCACTTCAGGGTTTAGTGAAGGAGGCCGAAGCAACAAACGATAGCGAGCTTGAAAAGGTGTTGAAGGAGTACGAGGAAATCTTGGCCAAGGATAACACCAATGTG CCAATCTCCAAAAGGAGGATTGCGTTACTGCGTGCGATGGGTAAAACATCCGAGTCGATTGAAGCTCTGGTACAGTTCCTGGATTTCTCATCCACCGATGCAGAGGCCTGGATGGAGCTGGCAGACTTGTATCTTTCTCAAGGCCTATACGCGCAAGCCATCTATGCCCAAGAGGAGGCACTCATCATAGCGCCGAATGCATGGAAT CTCCATGCCCGCTTGGGCGAAGTCCTTTTGATGGCTGCAGAGTCTGGGAATGAGGGTAACCCTCAAAACTATCTGGCGGAGAGCTTAAAACGCTTTTGCCGAAGCATTGAACTCTCCGATGATTACTTACGAGGCTACTATGGACTGAAACGG GTCACCGATAAGCTCCTCGATGCAAACTCAAAGGGGAAGAAATCATCAGAGTCTGATGAGTTCACCCTGCCAGAAACATCGACCATAGAAAAGCTCAACCAGGCTGCCACCAAGAAACTGGGCGATATCGTGCGGAAATACGATGCAAAGGATCCTCTTTGGCAGGGATATGATGCTGGAGAAGTGGCTGCCGCTCGTACTTATCTTTCGGAATCTTCACAAAAGGTTGTACGATGA
- a CDS encoding polyketide cyclase / dehydrase and lipid transport domain-containing protein: MAARTASQRLLLPRPSIPLLRPSRISSNSQFPSPSRRAFISLPGTSPQSLVATRTLPYRHEPLYELIADVDSYSAFVPYCSHSQVTKWSSPDDSGRRWPAIADLHVGWGGFDEVFTSRLLCVPGVSVEARSGGSAGGGLAQDASSVFKTLETLWYLTPVARQSAAPSTEVRLTIKFEFVNPLYAAVSAAVSDKIAALMIDAFEKRVHYKLGAQQRL, translated from the coding sequence ATGGCCGCCCGAACAGCATCTCAACGACTTCTTCTCCCTAGGCCATCTATCCCTCTCCTTCGCCCCTCAAGGATTTCTTCCAACTCTCAATTcccatctccctctcgccgcgccttcatctccctccCCGGAACATCCCCCCAAAGCCTCGTCGCCACCCGAACTCTCCCCTACCGCCACGAGCCTCTCTACGAGCTAATCGCAGACGTCGACTCCTACTCCGCCTTTGTCCCCTACTGCTCGCACTCGCAAGTCACAAAGTGGTCCTCGCCAGACGATTCCGGCCGCCGCTGGCCCGCAATCGCCGACTTGCACGTGGGCTGGGGGGGCTTCGACGAGGTCTTCACAAGCCGCTTGCTCTGTGTTCCCGGCGTCTCAGTCGAGGCGCGCAGCGGCGGCTCTGCTGGAGGTGGCCTTGCGCAAGATGCCTCTTCCGTATTCAAGACTCTCGAGACCCTCTGGTACTTGACGCCAGTCGCTCGCCAGTCTGCGGCGCCTTCGACCGAGGTTCGGCTCACCATCAAGTTTGAATTCGTCAACCCGCTCTATGCCGCAGTTAGCGCTGCTGTCTCTGACAAGATCGCTGCGCTCATGATTGACGCCTTTGAGAAGCGGGTGCACTACAAGCTGGGGGCTCAACAGCGCCTGTAG
- a CDS encoding methyltransferase domain-containing protein, with translation MIDPEAGSAAATATASGLEDMATLKAAAEAVEAAEAQTDKPSHRSHDPAKNLKRSDPFQFGSRYLEAGDDVFEFNAWDHVETDDAYKLYAEGQLEKQRQSPVSDFDKTRFNTNPAMWWNKFYKNNTANFFKDRKWLQQEFPILADVTKEDAGPQLILEIGAGAGNTAFPVLANNKNPLLKIHACDFSKQAVEVMRKSESYDPKHIQADVWDVAGETLPPDLEEGTVDLAIMIFVFSALSPREWAQAGRYLEENFYIRGDGTRVYFFDQDELAGIWSGPDAGENSEEPGVPRFTIEKLGVDRRLLVNRAEKIKMYRCWLQGRFRKK, from the exons ATGATCGACCCCGAAGCGGGCAGTGCagctgccactgccactgcctcTGGGCTGGAGGATATGGCCACCCTcaaggcggcggctgagGCCGTTGAAGCTGCTGAGGCTCAGACCGATAAACCATCCCACCGGTCGCATGATCCGGCCAAAAACCTGAAGCGAAGCGATCCTTTCCAATTTGGTAGCCGCTATCTGGAGGCCGGAGACGACGTCTTCGAGTTCAATGCTTGGGACCACGTTGAGACTGACGATGCGTACAAACTGTATGCTGAGGGCCAGTTGGAGAAGCAGCGTCAGTCTCCAGTCTCTGATTTTGACAAGA CCAGGTTTAATACCAACCCGGCCATGTGGTGGAACAAATTCTACAAAAACAATACGGCGAATTTCTTCAAGGACCGCAAGTGGCTTCAACAAGAGTTTCCCATCTTGGCTGACGTGACCAAAGAGGATGCTGGACCACAACTCATACTCGAGATTGGTGCAGGCGCGGGTAACACCGCTTTCCCAGTCCTGGCCAATAATAAGAACCCACTCTTGAAGATCCATGCCTGCGACTTTTCTAAGCAAGCCGTAGAAGTTATGCGCAAAAGCGAATCCTATGATCCCAAGCACATCCAAGCTGATGTCTGGGACGTTGCTGGAGAGACCCTCCCACCCGACCTCGAAGAGGGTACTGTAGACCTGGCCATTATGATTTTCGTATTTTCCGCATTGTCTCCCCGGGAATGGGCACAGGCA GGGCGTTACCTGGAAGAAAACTTTTACATCCGCGGAGACGGAACACGCGTGTACTTTTTTGACCAAGATGAACTTGCAGGCATCTGGTCTGGACCGGACGCTGGGGAAAACTCCGAAGAGCCCGGTGTGCCACGATTTACGATTGAGAAACTCGGCGTTGACCGGAGACTGCTCGTTAATAGAGCTGAGAAGATTAAGATGTACCGCTGCTGGCTTCAGGGGCGCTTTAGAAAGAAATAG